AGTCCTCGCAATCTCGGTTCATCCACGCAGCAGAATCCGAAACCTTCTCGTCTCAGAAGGCCGAACGTATCCTCTGAGACCCATTCGACGTTTCGGAATTCTATCACGGCAGGCAACCCTGCCATCAGATCCCTGAGGCGCACCAGGTAGTCCTCGTTCGTGCGGTTGCGTCGGAAGCCCCACGGGAACTGCAACAAGACACACCCAAGCTTGCCGGCATCAGTCATGGGGGCGACCGCCTCACGGAAGCGTGCGAAAACCAGAGTGAGTTCGGCCCCGTCTTCAGGCACCTGGTGAGTCATGCTCTTGTGTGCCTTCACGCAAAATGTAAACCCTTCTGGGGTCTTTCGCTCCAGGCCCTCCATGGTTCGGATTCCGGGCATCTGGTAGTAGCTGAAGTCCAGTTCAACCAGTGGAAACCTGTTTGCGTAGAACGCTAGCATCTCCCGGTCGG
This region of Bacillota bacterium genomic DNA includes:
- a CDS encoding DUF72 domain-containing protein → MFYPEGITDREMLAFYANRFPLVELDFSYYQMPGIRTMEGLERKTPEGFTFCVKAHKSMTHQVPEDGAELTLVFARFREAVAPMTDAGKLGCVLLQFPWGFRRNRTNEDYLVRLRDLMAGLPAVIEFRNVEWVSEDTFGLLRREGFGFCCVDEPRLRGLFPPLAVRTSEIAYVRFHGRNARSWWNHKEAWERYNYMYSENELSEWVPKIRQLDTKESRTFVLFNNCHAGQAATNAEMMQSLLDLV